The Vicinamibacteria bacterium genome includes the window GCTCGTCGAGCTCCACCTGGCCGAGAACGCTCCTGAGGGTCGTCTGAGCGAGCTGAGAGGTAGCGTGAAGGAAGTTCTCCACTTCGATCACCGCCTTGATCGGGTCGACGACGCGGAAGAACACCACCGCGTTGACCTTTACCGAAACGTTGTCGCGGGTGATGATGTCCTGGGGCGGTACATCGAGTGCCACCAGCCTCAGGCTCACCTTGATTATCTTGTCAACAGGGGAGTAAACCAGGACGAGACCCGGCCCTTTCGGCCGGGGGATGAGGTTTCCCAGTCGGAAGACGACTCCGCGCTCGTATTCGTTGAGCACCTTGATCCAGTTCAAGAGAAAGATGGCGACGATGACGAGCACCGCCAAGGTACCGATAGAAAAACCTGGCATGAGTCGCTCCCTTCGTTAGGGTTCGGAAACCCGCTCGACGATCAGCTTCAGTCCAT containing:
- a CDS encoding slipin family protein, which encodes MPGFSIGTLAVLVIVAIFLLNWIKVLNEYERGVVFRLGNLIPRPKGPGLVLVYSPVDKIIKVSLRLVALDVPPQDIITRDNVSVKVNAVVFFRVVDPIKAVIEVENFLHATSQLAQTTLRSVLGQVELDELLAERERLNVQLQDILDKHTDPWGIKVTAVEVKHVDLPTEMQRAIARQAEAEREKRAKVIHADGEFQAAEKLSQAAAIVGQHPLGLQLRYLQTLTEIATEKNSTVVFPIPMELIEPLLRLSGDRKKS